The Vespula pensylvanica isolate Volc-1 chromosome 3, ASM1446617v1, whole genome shotgun sequence nucleotide sequence TATTTACTACGGTCGATACACCAGAAAAACGtaaattcattaaagaaaCATTCCCTAGTATAGATGATAATCACATTGGAAATTCGCGAGATACTAGCTTTGAGAAAATGATTTTGCAAGGAACAAATGGCGCAGGTGTAGACATTGTTCTAAATTCTTTAGCAGAAGATAAATTTCAAACGTCGCTGCGTTGTTTGACCAATAAAGGAAGATTTTTAGAAATTGGAAAGTTCGACTTAGCAGCAAATAATCAATTGAGCTCCAAAATCTTCATGAAGGGTATCAGTTTTCATGGTGTAATGTTAGACCAAATTATGAACACAAATGACGAAgtcaaaaatgaaattagtTCAATATTCAACAAACTTATGAAGGAAAATGCGATCAAACCAATAATTAGGACAGTGTTCGGACAAGATGAAGTAGAGACTGCACTTAGATTCATGGCAGCCGGAAAGCATATGGGAAAAGTAAGTCGATGGTCatgtattcattttattttatgtttatatatattttattatttatggaattttattttgttttaagaaTATGAGTTACAAACCTGTAATCTGTCTTATATATCAAAGGTACTCATCAAGATCCTTGAAGAAAATGAACCACTAAATACACCCATTTTGTCTGAACCGTTTTATACTTGTATTCCGAACAAAAGTTATATAGTTCTTGGTGGTTTGGGAGGATTTGGCTTGGAACTAATCGATTGGTTGATACTACGAAATGCTCAGAATATTGTCATTACTTCACGAAATGGCATAAAGTATGGTTATTAACACATGAGAGTCAATTTGTGGAAATCAAACGGCGTGAATATCAAGATCCTGGTAGGTGTAGATGCGGCTAATCGGGATAGCAGCGAACTAATTGTGAAATCAGCTATTGACCAGGGTCCAGTCGATGGTATATTCAATCTGGCGGCATCTTTGAAAGACAGTATTTGTAGAAATCAAACACCGGAGACTTTTGAGGAATCTTTCAAAGGAAAAGCATGGGCAACAAAATGTTTGGACGAGGTGACCAGAAAACTTTGTCCAGATCTTCGTCACTTTgtcgttttttcttccgtGTCATGCGGAAGAGGGAATGCTGGACAAACTAATTACGGTATGGCTAATTCCATTATGGAAAGAATATGTGaaaaaagagtagaagaagGTTTTCCTGGATTAGATATACAATGGGGAGCGATTGGAGATGTTGGTTTGGTTGCTGAAATGcaaaatgaagataaagaatTTGTTATTGGTGGTACCCTACTGCAAAGAATATCCTCATGTTTACAAGTACTTAATGGGTTCTTGGTACAGGATAAAACTGTGGTTGGTAGTATGATAATTGCCGATAAACGAAATAACAGCAATATGAATAATGTTGTAGACGCCGTCTTAAATattttgtgtatgtattatcCAACTGATATAttgtaaatgatattaataatttcatttctttactCATATATTCACTTGATATACCCTCTTTACTTATCGTTATTAACTAAAAAGTATCAATTTTTGACTTCAGGTATTAAAGATTTGAATAACATTAATCCACGTTCTTTCTTGCCTAAACTTAGAATGGATTCCATGCCTGCTGTAGAAATAAAACAGACATTGGAACgtgaatatgaaatatatcttaCTGCTACAGATATTAGGAATTTGAATTTGGTCAAACTGGTGGATATGAATAATAACTTGACGGAAAATAGTAATactaatgaaaatgaaacaaatcaattaatattcattagaaATAGTTGAAGCAATTCAATGATGAAGTACTTTTTCCCAAAATAGCAATCTCACTTAAAACCAGTTCCGTAGAGGTTCGGGACGAGATATTCTTTCTTCCAGGAATTGAAGGCTATGCTAACGCTTTCAAAACATtagaatcaaaaattaaatcacCTGCGACATGTTTTCAATTTGAGACAAATTACGAGTTAAAATCTATTGAAGCTATAACCAATTTCATTCTACTGGTATGCccattatttagaaaaatatatgcgaataaatatagtattattgAACATAACATATTAACATGAGacataactttatatattctaGCATATATTGGATAAACTTGAAGGTCGAAGTGAATTCATATTAGTAGGGTATTCATTTGGATTACTTATAGGTATTGAATTGAAATCCGATTAATATAGATAGATGGTGCTTTTCAGTATCTGAAAACATTTATACAGGAAAACTTGCATTTGTCATCGCAGGAAGAActagaaaacaatattttgcTCGATATAATGAATGCTTACGTTAATGTCAATGCTGTAGAGGTTCGTACTTATTTTCCTAAAGGACATCATGCTTTTGTCTATTTTTGAGAAAccttatattaattttctaatattactGTGCAGTTTAaacttgaataaaaaaaatagaattcgtgggatgagaaaataaatacattttttaatgttctatatttaagataataaatacattcttAATGTTCTTAATGACTTCGTTAAGGAAACTTTTATGGTGTCTTTCAACAGATCGAGTTAGCTAATTAATCGAATACattctttctcgaaaattccatgatataatattttgggTTATAAAAGAGTTTGATCGCCATTAATATACTGTAGATGTAGTGGTACTATTCTGAAggaacatattttttcttttattgttgaTTTCTGGTAAATGTAGCATATAACTACATGCTcaggaataatatataactacaATTTGGCCCTAAAATATGCATCACATTTTCTTACCCTTCCTACAAGCGAAATGTATTCACCACGTAAAGATACCTTGACGATTATTTAGTGCCTATCAGAAGATAATAACTAGGATATTAAGTCTTGGTGGAAAATAGtttcaataaaatcgataCACGAAGGATACTTTTCTCAGAAACTATACTTGATAATTGGCCACACGAGTCCGACACACTTATCTCTCCTGTATTAGGCTACCCAATCGTCTAGATCACTTATTATAATCTAAAAGGGATGATCGGAGAATAACCGAAGTAACTCTCTTATCTGTACAACTAGCGTTTTGTTGGTTACACAccacgtataataatatattatcaacaCTTAACTGCGTGTTTTAGAACCGTTGCTTCTGGGttaatttacgaaaaaaaaaaccaaaagcataattttgatattttcatacatttgttttaataatataataaaaaaattatcctcaatttttcagaatatataattaaattaataaattaattatattaatacatgatataataattaataaattatttgattttgtaGTGGTTTTATTGCGCTATACGAATAAATAGTGTTTTTCAGATTGTTTTAGCACGCATATTATTCTATCAACTAGCTTTAATAACAGAATCGTCATTGATGATTATAGTGACAAATGATATTGTCGATACCATAATATTTTTGGAACTTTACCTATCGCCATTAGCAATA carries:
- the LOC122628055 gene encoding uncharacterized protein LOC122628055 encodes the protein MDSMPAVEIKQTLEREYEIYLTATDIRNLNLVKLVDMNNNLTENTISLKTSSVEVRDEIFFLPGIEGYANAFKTLESKIKSPATCFQFETNYELKSIEAITNFILLHILDKLEGRSEFILVGYSFGLLIGIELKSD